A window of Penaeus monodon isolate SGIC_2016 chromosome 40, NSTDA_Pmon_1, whole genome shotgun sequence contains these coding sequences:
- the LOC119598166 gene encoding galactosylgalactosylxylosylprotein 3-beta-glucuronosyltransferase S-like, which yields MRTKQTARPCNSKPDNPSIKILFQRPRANMAWSFDYQEESILASLGVAPEDIEFKAENCTKIWVWHTKSVRPKPATRDLCDARFDGTNLRFLESQMELQGTACQPKSQTQAAVKVEGQEMLETTPFVGEEPTEKFGMDYEN from the exons ATGAGGACGAAACAGACCGCCAGACCGTGTAATTCTAAACCTGACAATCCCtctataaaaattctctttcagCGACCTCGTGCCAATATGGCCTGGTCCTTCGACTATCAGGAAGAGAGCATTCTTGCCAGCCTTGGAGTGGCGCCTGAGGACATCGAGTTCAAGGCCGAGAACTGCactaag ATATGGGTGTGGCATACGAAATCAGTGAGACCCAAGCCTGCAACCAGGGATCTGTGTGACGCTCGCTTCGACGGCACTAATCTGCGGTTCCTGGAGAGCCAGATGGAGCTACAAGGGACAGCGTGCCAACCTAAGAGCCAGACGCAGGCGGCGGTGAAGGTGGAGGGACAGGAGATGCTGGAGACGACACCATTCGTGGGTGAAGAACCGACGGAAAAATTCGGAATGGATTATGAGAACTGA